Proteins encoded together in one Amphritea japonica ATCC BAA-1530 window:
- a CDS encoding zinc ribbon-containing protein gives MSNNNNGTDRSAQYDRVLSRLRKDLASAEHRSWDYLQEKIEEAVELELTAEEMTRDEMDLLSAYLKRDLKRLGYYAHETGEGIAAWLNFDLNILEQKVARQLMELADRTRIGIAELEQLLASGEEHYHAREIAAAGTFSCLVCGEQVTNTSTSRLSLCQKCGSDTFVRSSAPWGSGEES, from the coding sequence ATGAGCAACAATAACAACGGCACGGATCGCAGTGCTCAGTATGATCGTGTACTCAGTCGTTTGCGTAAGGATTTAGCATCAGCAGAACATCGCTCCTGGGATTATTTACAAGAGAAGATTGAAGAGGCGGTCGAGCTGGAGTTGACGGCGGAAGAGATGACCCGGGATGAAATGGATCTGCTGAGCGCCTATCTCAAGCGAGATCTCAAACGTCTGGGATATTATGCCCATGAAACCGGGGAGGGGATTGCTGCCTGGCTTAACTTTGATCTGAATATACTGGAGCAAAAGGTGGCCCGGCAGTTGATGGAACTGGCAGACCGAACCCGCATTGGTATTGCTGAACTGGAACAGCTGCTGGCTAGTGGTGAAGAGCATTATCATGCCCGCGAGATTGCAGCCGCAGGAACTTTTTCATGCCTGGTGTGTGGCGAACAGGTGACGAATACCAGTACCAGCCGCCTGTCTCTTTGTCAGAAGTGTGGTTCAGATACCTTTGTGCGTTCTTCTGCCCCCTGGGGCAGCGGTGAAGAGTCCTAA
- the lnt gene encoding apolipoprotein N-acyltransferase: protein MANRTAYIFWRVLLCLLAGAIAPFSLAPFDYWYLGGISVALLFLTLHHCSPRVSGWLGWCYGLGFFGTGVSWVFVSIHEHGNAPTLLAGGMTFAFVAALAILFALQCWIYTRFFRNSIGFCALWLLFEWLRSWLLTGFPWLYLGYGLIDTPMAIFAPLGGVWFLSLYVVLVGTLSITFFKRLNHPLQSAAILMLLAIPWVAIQQEKVPQDWTSPVGEPLNVMLVQANIPQEEKWIRSNLENILQTYVDLSQDSDKVDLLIWPETAIPTFYKTASVMLNPLIEQLEQSNTAMISGIPTMYLDPEHPKGRRYTNSLTLFAGGSGSYDKQRLVPFGEYVPLERQLRGLIDFFDLPMSEFSLGSADQPLLEAGEAQIAPFICYEIAYPELVRHNSLNSDLLLTVSNDTWFSHSTAPTQHLQIARMRALETGRWLIRSTNNGISALINPEGMISATIPQYEQAVLVGNVQRMEGLTPYQQWGLLPLQILTGLMLLLGLFTAAPGGRRTHKGI from the coding sequence ATGGCTAACCGTACAGCGTATATTTTCTGGCGGGTTTTGCTATGCCTCTTAGCGGGCGCAATTGCCCCTTTCTCGCTCGCCCCTTTTGATTATTGGTATCTGGGCGGCATCTCCGTCGCATTGCTGTTTTTAACACTTCACCACTGTTCCCCCCGGGTTAGCGGCTGGTTAGGCTGGTGCTATGGCCTGGGCTTTTTCGGCACCGGAGTCTCCTGGGTGTTCGTGAGCATCCATGAACATGGCAACGCCCCCACCCTGCTCGCAGGGGGAATGACCTTTGCGTTTGTCGCTGCCCTGGCAATACTCTTCGCCCTTCAGTGCTGGATCTATACGCGATTTTTCCGTAATTCAATCGGTTTTTGTGCGCTTTGGCTGCTCTTCGAATGGTTGCGCAGCTGGTTGTTGACAGGTTTTCCCTGGCTCTATCTTGGCTATGGACTCATTGATACACCGATGGCCATATTCGCCCCGTTAGGGGGAGTCTGGTTTCTCAGCCTCTATGTTGTTCTGGTCGGCACCCTCTCGATCACCTTTTTCAAACGGCTTAACCACCCCCTACAATCAGCAGCAATATTAATGCTGCTGGCTATCCCCTGGGTGGCGATACAACAAGAAAAAGTTCCGCAAGACTGGACCTCGCCGGTTGGCGAACCCCTGAATGTGATGCTGGTGCAGGCAAACATCCCTCAGGAAGAGAAATGGATACGCAGCAATCTGGAAAACATTCTACAAACCTATGTCGATCTGAGTCAGGACAGCGATAAAGTCGATCTTCTCATCTGGCCCGAAACCGCTATTCCTACTTTTTACAAAACCGCATCCGTCATGCTCAACCCATTGATAGAACAACTTGAGCAAAGTAATACCGCGATGATCAGCGGCATCCCCACAATGTACCTGGACCCGGAACACCCCAAAGGAAGACGTTACACCAATAGCCTGACGCTCTTTGCTGGTGGCAGCGGCAGTTATGATAAACAACGACTGGTACCTTTCGGGGAGTATGTCCCGCTGGAACGTCAATTACGCGGCCTGATTGATTTCTTCGATCTGCCGATGTCTGAATTTAGCCTAGGATCAGCCGATCAGCCTCTGCTAGAGGCCGGTGAAGCTCAAATCGCGCCCTTTATCTGTTACGAAATCGCCTACCCTGAGCTTGTCCGGCACAACAGCCTTAACAGCGATCTGTTATTAACCGTCAGCAACGACACCTGGTTTAGTCATTCGACTGCGCCGACGCAACACCTGCAAATTGCACGTATGCGGGCACTGGAAACCGGCCGCTGGTTAATCCGCAGTACGAATAACGGCATCAGTGCTCTGATTAACCCAGAGGGTATGATCAGCGCAACCATCCCCCAATACGAGCAAGCGGTACTGGTTGGTAACGTCCAGCGAATGGAAGGGCTAACCCCCTATCAGCAGTGGGGGCTCCTTCCTTTGCAAATTCTTACCGGACTCATGCTGCTATTAGGACTCTTCACCGCTGCCCCAGGGGGCAGAAGAACGCACAAAGGTATCTGA
- a CDS encoding HlyC/CorC family transporter, with amino-acid sequence MSEDRPGNGHQKTWLGKLAQAFSDEPKTREDLLADLKDATDENILDQEAFSIIEGAMQVADRQVRDVMIPRSQMVVVEADQTPKEFLPIIISSAHSRFPVIGENPDDILGVLLAKDLLPLILDDNNLENFDISQHVRKATFIPESKRLNVLLKEFRATRNHMAIVVDEYAGVSGVITIEDVLEQIVGEIEDEHDADDDDGNIKPFDDNGYIVKALTSIEDFNEFFDIGMPDDEFDTIGGLVTQKFGHLPNKDETVEIDDFTFKILSADNRRIRLLQVIRSA; translated from the coding sequence ATGAGTGAAGATCGACCGGGCAATGGCCATCAGAAAACCTGGCTAGGTAAGCTTGCCCAAGCCTTTTCTGATGAGCCCAAAACCCGCGAAGACCTGCTGGCTGATCTGAAAGATGCCACCGATGAAAATATTCTTGATCAGGAAGCCTTCAGTATTATCGAAGGTGCTATGCAGGTTGCCGATCGTCAGGTGCGGGATGTCATGATCCCCCGATCTCAGATGGTCGTGGTTGAGGCTGACCAGACGCCGAAAGAGTTCCTGCCGATCATCATCTCTTCCGCTCACTCCCGTTTCCCGGTCATTGGTGAAAATCCAGACGACATCCTCGGTGTTCTGCTAGCCAAAGATCTTTTACCGCTGATACTGGATGATAACAATCTGGAAAATTTCGATATTTCCCAGCATGTACGTAAAGCAACCTTTATTCCGGAGAGCAAGCGCCTTAACGTGCTCCTGAAAGAGTTTCGCGCCACCCGCAACCATATGGCGATCGTTGTCGATGAGTATGCCGGAGTATCGGGCGTTATCACCATCGAGGATGTATTAGAGCAGATTGTCGGCGAAATTGAAGATGAACATGACGCGGACGATGATGATGGTAATATTAAACCGTTTGATGATAACGGCTATATCGTTAAGGCTCTGACCTCGATCGAAGACTTCAATGAGTTTTTCGATATTGGCATGCCTGACGATGAGTTTGATACTATCGGCGGACTGGTGACTCAGAAATTTGGTCATCTGCCAAACAAGGATGAAACAGTAGAGATCGATGATTTTACATTTAAAATTCTTAGCGCAGACAACCGCCGGATACGCTTGTTACAGGTTATTCGTTCAGCGTAG